A stretch of the Lactuca sativa cultivar Salinas chromosome 9, Lsat_Salinas_v11, whole genome shotgun sequence genome encodes the following:
- the LOC111917980 gene encoding uncharacterized protein LOC111917980 yields MKFFRSEAQLSNFKHATGCCLPGVLRRLSCFRGLAATQHHRIKESTELRCTSYNPGIVAKLMGLESIPQRITSVHRQQDHRNSNSRSQSISKTPMVLELEKRKFFILGLEAGCKGKGDSRSDSRRKLLEHDGSKKKSNGVLKEGANVDFDLEFFDQMVLELVYIF; encoded by the exons ATGAAATTCTTTCGATCTGAAGCCCAATTATCCAATTTCAAACATGCCACCGGCTGCTGTCTTCCCGGAGTTCTACGCCGCCTGTCCTGCTTCCGTGGTCTTGCTGCCACACAGCACCACCGCATCAAGGAATCAACAGAGCTTCGTTGCACTTCATATAATCCAGGAATCGTGGCGAAGCTAATGGGACTGGAGTCAATCCCACAAAGGATTACTTCAGTTCATCGTCAACAAGATCACAGAAATTCCAACTCCAGAAGCCAATCCATCAGTAAAACACCAATGGTTTTAGAGCTTGAAAAAAGGAAATTCTTCATCCTTGGTCTCGAAGCAGGATGTAAAG GTAAAGGAGATTCAAGATCGGATTCTAGGAGGAAATTATTAGAACATGATGGATCAAAGAAGAAGTCAAATGGGGTGTTGAAAGAGGGTGCAAATGTTGATTTCGATTTGGAATTTTTTGATCAAATGGTTCTGGAGTTAGTATACATATTTTGA
- the LOC111917987 gene encoding asparagine synthetase [glutamine-hydrolyzing], protein MCGILAVLGCSDDSQAKRVRVLELSRRLKHRGPDWSGLYQHGDCYLAHQRLAIIDPASGDQPLYNEDETIVVTVNGEIYNHEQLRESLTGHKFKTGSDCDVIAHLYEEHGENFIDMLDGMFSFVLLDTRDNTYIAARDAIGITSLYIGWGLDGSVWISSELKGLNDDCEHFEVFPPGHMYSSKTGGFRRWYNPPWFSEAIPSTPYDPLVLRHAFEDAVIKRLMTDVPFGVLLSGGLDSSLVAAITARHLSTTKAAKQWGAQLHSFCVGLEGSPDLKAAREVADYLGTVHHEFTFTVQDGIDAIEDVIYHIETYDVTTIRASTPMFLMSRKIKSLGVKMVISGEGSDEIFGGYLYFHKAPNKEELHRETCRKIKALHQYDCLRANKSTSAWGLEARVPFLDKEFINVAMSIDPEAKMINMDEKRIEKWILRRAFDDEDHPYLPKHILYRQKEQFSDGVGYSWIDGLKAHAELHVTDKMMLNAAHIFPFNTPVTKEAYYYRMIFERFFPQNSAKLTVPGGASIACSTEKAIEWDASWSKNLDPSGRAALGVHNDAYKQQKVASIAAGNLATSLIDDVPRTMDIQAPGVVIRG, encoded by the exons ATGTGTGGAATACTAGCCGTCTTGGGTTGCTCCGATGACTCTCAGGCCAAAAGGGTCCGTGTCCTCGAGCTCTCTCGCAG ATTGAAGCACCGTGGCCCAGATTGGAGTGGGTTATATCAGCACGGTGATTGTTATCTGGCGCATCAACGTCTCGCCATCATCGATCCTGCTTCCGGTGATCAACCCCTCTATAACGAAGACGAAACGATCGTTGTAACG GTTAACGGTGAGATATACAACCACGAGCAGCTCCGAGAAAGCTTGACCGGTCACAAGTTCAAAACGGGGAGTGATTGTGACGTTATTGCCCATTTA TACGAAGAACATGGCGAAAACTTCATCGATATGTTGGACGGGATGTTTTCGTTCGTGTTACTTGATACACGCGATAACACTTACATAGCTGCTCGTGATGCTATCGGGATCACCTCGCTCTACATTGGTTGGGGACTCGATG GTTCTGTTTGGATTTCGTCTGAACTGAAAGGTTTGAACGACGACTGCGAGCACTTTGAGGTGTTTCCGCCGGGCCACATGTACTCTAGCAAAACCGGCGGATTCCGGCGGTGGTACAACCCACCATGGTTCTCCGAAGCTATTCCTTCTACGCCATATGATCCACTCGTTCTCAGGCATGCATTCGAAGAC GCCGTGATCAAGAGATTAATGACCGATGTACCCTTCGGAGTTCTCCTCTCCGGTGGGCTAGACTCGTCGTTGGTCGCAGCTATCACCGCCCGTCATTTATCCACTACAAAAGCTGCTAAGCAGTGGGGAGCTCAGCTTCATTCCTTCTGTGTCGGCTTAGAG GGTTCACCGGATCTCAAGGCAGCAAGAGAAGTAGCTGATTATTTGGGAACTGTTCATCACGAGTTTACCTTCACTGTACAGGATGGTATTGATGCAATTGAAGATGTAATTTACCATATCGAAACATACGATGTGACAACAATCAGAGCTAGCACACCTATGTTCCTGATGTCACGGAAGATCAAGTCATTGGGGGTGAAAATGGTTATCTCCGGTGAAGGCTCCGACGAGATTTTTGGCGGGTATTTGTACTTTCACAAGGCACCCAACAAGGAAGAGCTACATCGTGAAACCTGTCGCAAG ATAAAAGCACTTCACCAATACGATTGTTTGAGAGCAAACAAGTCAACATCCGCTTGGGGTTTGGAAGCTCGAGTCCCATTTTTAGATAAAGAATTCATCAACGTTGCCATGAGCATAGACCCTGAAGCGAAAATG ATCAACATGGATGAAAAACGGATTGAAAAATGGATTCTTAGACGGGCTTTCGACGATGAAGATCACCCGTATTTGCCAAAG CATATTTTATACAGACAGAAAGAACAGTTCAGTGATGGAGTCGGATACAGCTGGATCGATGGACTCAAAGCTCATGCTGAACTCCACGTAACAGACAAAATGATGCTTAACGCTGCACATATCTTCCCTTTCAACACTCCAGTCACAAAAGAAGCCTACTATTACAGAATGATCTTCGAGCGATTTTTCCCTCAG AATTCTGCAAAGTTGACTGTTCCAGGTGGAGCGAGTATAGCTTGTAGTACTGAGAAAGCAATCGAGTGGGATGCATCGTGGTCAAAGAATCTTGACCCATCAGGAAGGGCTGCATTAGGGGTTCATAACGATGCGTATAAGCAGCAGAAGGTGGCTTCTATTGCTGCAGGGAATTTGGCGACAAGTTTGATTGATGATGTGCCAAGGACGATGGATATCCAGGCTCCTGGGGTTGTGATTCGGGGATaa
- the LOC111917986 gene encoding uracil phosphoribosyltransferase yields the protein MAELGRLLIYEASRDWLPTISGEIQSPLGLATVEFIDPREPVAVVPNLRVRLALAEHATSILPATKTYHLGN from the exons ATGGCTGAGCTTGGAAGGCTTCTTATATATGAAGCATCAAGGGATTGGCTG CCTACAATTTCAGGGGAGATTCAGTCCCCACTTGGGCTTGCTACAGTTGAATTTATTGATCCAAGAGAACCTGTAGCG GTTGTTCCCAATCTGAGAGTTAGGCTTGCTCTTGCAGAACATGCAACATCCATCTTGCCAGCAACCAAGACATACCACCTAGGTAACTAA